One Carassius auratus strain Wakin chromosome 16, ASM336829v1, whole genome shotgun sequence genomic window carries:
- the LOC113115706 gene encoding RNA-binding protein MEX3B-like, whose translation MPSLLVLAGIMEKNGGYGGDLAGSGFGSEGLLVPTEEEEDDSRALRVALGQLSLLGLGEGEDRAPAGGGGGGGGVQDRSNDNHHNHIQADPGMLQGKNKLCALYESSPTETKGRGCNITECVPVPSSEHVAEIVGRQGCKIKALRAKTNTYIKTPVRGEEPVFLITGRKEDVALARREIISAAEHFSMLRASRNKLGVSFSGSPPAPLPGQTTIQVRVPYRVVGLVVGPKGSTIKRIQQQTCTYIVTPSRDRDPVFEITGSPGNAERAKEEIEAHIAFRTGGLHDHNNENDCLGPDSGNGGLESRLQQVWGLQGAPRKPLASSYRQNFSDVMVGSSGGGGGGIYSKGDFTNHGNGDKPSSYFGSEGTQSWGDPDYPKQVAYYTQQRSKSFGGLPLPLTRLSPGLPEPCGTGNSNAVVSPHAQARRAHSEPTTITAAFTGRLPVPDSPPAIARECMTCFESKVTAALVPCGHNLFCMECAIRICELNHPECPVCHTLVTQAIRIFS comes from the exons ATGCCTAGCTTGCTGGTTCTAGCAGGGATAATGGAGAAAAATGGGGGCTACGGCGGGGATTTAGCCGGCTCCGGCTTCGGCAGCGAAGGTCTCCTGGTGCCAACCGAGGAAGAGGAGGACGATTCCCGAGCCCTTAGAGTTGCGCTGGGCCAACTGTCGCTGCTGGGTCTTGGAGAGGGCGAGGACCGGGCTCCTGCGggtggaggtggtggtggtggaggagTTCAAGACAGGAGTAACGATAACCACCACAATCACATCCAAGCCGATCCAGGGATGTTACAAGGGAAGAACAAGTTGTGCGCCCTGTACGAGAGCTCGCCCACCGAAACCAAAGGACGGGGCTGCAACATAACGGAGTGCGTCCCCGTGCCAAGCTCCGAACATGTGGCCGAAATAGTGGGGAGGCAAG GTTGCAAAATCAAAGCTTTGCGTGCAAAGACAAACACCTACATCAAGACACCCGTCCGAGGCGAAGAACCAGTCTTCCTCATCACCGGCCGCAAAGAGGACGTGGCCCTGGCCAGGCGTGAAATCATCTCAGCTGCGGAGCACTTCTCCATGCTGCGGGCCTCCAGGAACAAGCTGGGTGTCTCTTTCAGCGGCTCGCCTCCTGCACCGTTACCTGGCCAGACAACCATACAGGTGCGTGTTCCCTACCGCGTCGTGGGTTTGGTGGTCGGACCGAAAGGCTCAACTATAAAACGCATCCAGCAGCAAACGTGCACTTACATCGTGACTCCGAGCCGTGACCGTGACCCCGTCTTTGAGATCACCGGCTCCCCCGGGAACGCTGAACGGGCAAAGGAAGAAATCGAGGCACACATCGCCTTCCGCACAGGTGGCCTGCATGACCACAACAATGAGAACGACTGCTTGGGACCTGACAGCGGCAACGGGGGTCTGGAGAGCCGTCTGCAGCAGGTGTGGGGGCTACAGGGGGCCCCGCGCAAGCCGCTTGCCAGCAGCTACCGCCAGAATTTCTCAGACGTCATGGTTGGAAGtagtggaggaggaggaggtgggatTTACAGTAAAGGTGACTTTACCAACCATGGCAATGGGGACAAGCCAAGCTCCTACTTCGGATCTGAGGGCACTCAAAGCTGGGGCGATCCCGACTATCCCAAACAGGTGGCTTACTACACCCAGCAGCGCTCCAAAAGCTTTGGAGGCCTGCCTCTTCCTCTGACCAGACTGTCGCCGGGACTGCCTGAACCGTGTGGCACCGGAAACTCAAACGCCGTGGTGTCTCCTCATGCTCAGGCGCGCCGTGCCCACAGCGAGCCCACCACCATCACCGCCGCGTTCACCGGACGTCTCCCCGTGCCGGATTCACCACCTGCCATTGCTCGAGAGTGCATGACCTGTTTTGAGAGCAAAGTGACCGCCGCTCTGGTCCCTTGTGGTCATAACCTCTTCTGCATGGAGTGCGCCATCCGAATTTGTGAGCTAAACCATCCGGAGTGTCCTGTCTGCCACACCCTGGTCACACAGGCCATCCGGATATTCTCCTAA
- the LOC113115707 gene encoding ras-related protein Rab-11A-like gives MSGREDEYDYLFKVVLIGDSGVGKSNLLSRFTRNEFNLESKSTIGVEFATRSIHVEGKTVKAQIWDTAGQERYRAITSAYYRGAVGALLVYDIAKHLTYENAERWLKELQDHADSNIVIMLVGNKSDLRHLRAVPMDEAKAFAEKHGLSFLETSALDSSNVELAFQTILTEIYRIVSQRQMSGRSDDGFSPSSKVVPITVQPTQNSGKQGACCQNN, from the exons ATGTCGGGTAGAGAGGACGAGTATGACTATCTATTTAAAG TGGTTCTGATTGGTGACTCGGGTGTGGGCAAGAGTAACCTTCTCTCTCGCTTCACCCGCAATGAGTTCAACCTGGAGAGCAAAAGCACCATCGGGGTGGAGTTTGCCACACGCAGCATCCATGTGGAGGGCAAGACCGTCAAGGCCCAGATCTGGGATACAGCTGGACAGGAGAGATACAGAGCCATCACATCAGC gtATTACAGAGGTGCTGTAGGAGCCCTGCTGGTCTATGACATTGCCAAGCATCTGACCTATGAGAACGCCGAGCGCTGGCTGAAAGAGCTGCAGGATCATGCTGACAGCAATATTGTCATCATGTTAGTAGGGAACAAAAGTGACCTGCGTCATCTGCGGGCCGTTCCTATGGATGAAGCCAAAGCATTTGCAG aGAAACATGGACTTTCTTTTCTGGAAACCTCAGCGCTGGACTCTTCTAATGTTGAACTTGCCTTTCAGACCATTCTTACAG aaatCTACCGTATCGTGTCCCAGAGGCAGATGTCAGGGCGCAGCGATGATGGCTTCTCCCCCAGCTCAAAAGTGGTTCCCATTACCGTGCAGCCCACACAGAATTCGGGCAAGCAGGGCGCCTGCTGTCAGAATAACTGA
- the LOC113115709 gene encoding ras-related protein Rab-25-like, producing MGSDEAYNFVFKVVLIGESGVGKSNLLSRFTKNEFNHDSRTTIGVEFSTRTVQLNGLTIKAQIWDTAGLERYRAITSAYYRGAVGALLVYDISKHLTYESAERWLKELYDHADPHMVVMLVGNKTDLAAVRSVPTEDAKDFAEKNGLLFMETSALESVNVEAAFNTVLTEIHKKVSSKEVTRGSINAVTLSQPKAAADDAQEEKKACCKNL from the exons TGGTTCTTATTGGAGAATCTGGCGTTGGTAAGAGCAACTTGCTGTCACGGTTCACCAAGAATGAGTTTAATCATGACAGCCGGACCACAATCGGAGTGGAGTTCAGCACGAGAACTGTCCAGCTAAACGGCCTCACCATCAAAGCTCAGATCTGGGACACTGCTGGACTGGAGCGGTACCGGGCCATCACTTCTGC ATATTATCGAGGAGCCGTTGGAGCTCTTCTAGTCTATGACATTTCAAAGCACTTGACGTATGAAAGTGCCGAGCGCTGGCTGAAGGAGCTGTATGATCACGCAGATCCGCATATGGTAGTGATGCTTGTGGGCAACAAAACGGACCTGGCAGCAGTACGATCAGTTCCAACAGAGGACGCAAAGGACTTTGCAG aaaagaaTGGTCTTCTGTTCATGGAAACCTCTGCTTTGGAATCAGTAAACGTTGAGGCAGCGTTCAACACTGTGCTTACAG AAATCCATAAAAAGGTGAGCAGCAAAGAAGTGACCCGAGGCTCTATCAATGCTGTGACATTATCCCAGCCTAAAGCTGCAGCAGATGACGCACAGGAGGAAAAAAAGGCCTGCTGTAAGAATCTGTGA